The genome window GAAGCGGCGGGACCCGTGGAGCAAGACCGTTCCCTCGTGGTTCTTCAACAAGGTAACTGCCTTGGTTACAGGCATTCCGATCCATGACTTCAACTGCGGCCTGAAGGCGTATCGAGGCGAGGCGGTCCGCGAGATCGAGGTGTACGGCGAGCTGCACCGCTACATTCCGGCCCTCGCCGCCTGGAAGGGTTTCCGCATCGGCGAAATCGAGGTCACGCACCATCCGAGGAAGCACGGGCGCTCGAAGTACGGGCCGCGGCGATTCCTCTCGGGTTTTCTCGATCTCCTCACCGTGATGCTCCTCACGAAGTTCACGCCGAAGCCGCTCCACCTCTTCGGGTTCGTGGGGGCCGCGCTCGGGCTCGTCGGCTTCTTGATCTCGCTCTATCTCGTGACGCTGAAGCTTCGCTTCGGGAACATCCAGGGCCGCGTTCCTCTTCTTTCCCTCGGCGTGCTCCTCGTCATCATGGGGATGCAATTCCTCTCGACCGGGCTTCTCGCGGAGATGATCGCGAGCCATCGGGCCTCGCAAGCGCGGGACTACTCGGTGGAAAGGAAGATCCGGCTTTGACGCGGCGGAAGCCCCCAAGAAAGGAAGCGGGTTCCGTCCGACTTCTCCGCGGAGCCCGGGTCCTCCGCTGGCTTCCGGTGGGAGCGGCGATTCTCTTCCTTGGCGGAAGCCTCGCGCGCTTCGACCCGAAGCTCTCGATGAACGGAGACGACGCCGAGTTCCTCATCCTCGGCCGCGCGATCGCCGAGGGGAAAGGAATGACGAACATCAACGAGGCGGAGCCGACCCCCCACACGAAGTACCCGTTCCTCTTCCCGGCCCTCCTCGCTCTTCTTCATCGCGCGGCGCCGGACTCGATCCTCCTCCCAAAGATCGTCGGGATTCTTCTCGGGTGCGCGTCCGCGTCCTTCTTCGCCATGCTCCTTCTTCGCGTCGCGACGCCCGGAGTCGCCGCGGCCGGCTCGCTTCTCTACGCGACGAACCCCTTTCTTCTCGATTTCGGGCAGCTCATCCTCTCCGAGACCCCGTTTCTCTTTCTCGCGCTTCTCGCTCTCTTGCTCTTTCTCCGATGGGAGGAGAGGGGAGGGCGCCTCTTCCCGGTCGGAGCGGCGGCAGCGGCGATCGCGGCGTACTTCACGCGGAGCGCGGGAGTTGCTCTTCTCGGCGCCGTCTTCCTCGCCCTCCTTCTCGGACGGCGCCCCCGCGCCGCGGTGGTTTTCGCGCTCATCGCCGTCGCCGCGGCCGTCCCGTGGTCCGTCCGGAACCAAAGGGTCGGCGGAAGCGCATACATGAATCAATTTTTGGTCAAGAACCCGTACGATCCGGATGCGGGGAAGCTCGACTTCGGCACGTTCGTGAGCGCGCGCCTCGCGGGGAACCTTGAAACGTACGGGACCTACGAGATTGGCCGGGGGATCGCGGCGGGAGCGTACGCGGGAGGGAAGGCAAGGGAGTCCGCGGCTGGCCGCGCGATCGCGCTCGCCGCATCGCTCGCCGCCCTCGCGGGTCTTGCCGCGAGGATCCGAAAGGCCGCCGGCATCCTTGAGGGCTATACCGTTCTCTATCTCGGCGTGTGCCTCCTCTGGCCGGAGGTCTGGGGGAGCATCCGATTCCTTCTCCCGGTTCTTCCGCTCCTTCTCTTCTACGCGCTCTTTGCGGGAGCGCGGGTTCTCGCGGCGGCGCCGGCGGCGGCGCGACCGGCGGCGTTCCTTGGGGTCGTCCTCCTTCTCGGATCGAACGTCTACGCGAATGCGAAGGAGAGGGGCGCTTCGGCATATCCGCCCGCGTGGCGGAACTACCACGGGGCGGCGCTCTGGGCGAGGGAGAACACGCCCGAGGAGAGCGTCTTCGTCTGCCGAAAGCCGGGGCTCTTCTATGTCTGGTCGGGGCGGCGCGCGGCGGCGTACCTCTGGTCCGAGGATCGCCGGGCGGTCTTCGAGAAGATGCTCGCCGATCGGGCGGATTACGTGGTGGTCGCTCCTCTCTCGGGAACGACACCCCGCTATCTCATCCCGGCGATCGAAGAGCATCGAGGCCGCTTCGAGGTCGTGTTCCATCTTTCCGAGCCGGACACCTATGTGCTCCGGCTCCTGCCGGAGAATGCGCCGTGAGGATCTTTGTCCAGTCGATCTACTACCCGCCCCGATTGGGAGGGATCGAGAACCACGTGTTCAACCTATGCGTCGGGCTCGCCGCGCGCGGGCACCAAGTGACGGTGGCCGCCTCCCGAACGGAGCGGGACGCTCCGGCTCTCGAGCGGCTCGGAAACCTCACCGTGCGGCGGACGCCGATCCCGGGACGGCATTTCTTCGGATGGACGGCGAACGCGGTTCTCTCGCTCCCCGTCGCGATCCGGCACGGGTGGGACGCGGAGGTTCTTCATGCCCATACCTTTCAGGCGGTCCTGCCGCTTCTCCCGGTCCGTCTTCTCCGAGGAACCCCGCTCGTCGTCACCCTGCACTGCTCGCATTTCCTTCGGATGGTGAAGAAGCCGATCTGGCGAGCCGTCTTCCGTCTGCTCTTCGCCCCCGCCGATTTCTTCTTGGCGACGAGCGTGGAGCTCGCGGACGCGGGCCGACGGGTCGTCCCGTCGAAACCGATCGAGGAGGTGGTGAACGGGATCGACACGGATCTCTTCCGGCCGGTGTCGCCGTCGGTTCCTCGGCGGGAAGGGCGGGCGGTTCTCGTCGCGACGCGGCGGTTCGTTCCGAAGAACGGCGTTCGCTACCTGATCGACGCGCTCCCCGCGATACTGGAAAAGATCCCGTGTGACCTGTATCTTGCGGGGATCGGGCCGGAGCAGCGCGATCTCGAGGAGCGGACGGCGCGCCACGGAATCCGGGAGTGCGTCCACTTTCTCGGTGGGGTTGCGAACCGGGATCTGCCGCCGCTTCTCTCGTCGGCGGACGCGGTGGTGGTCCCGTCGCTCGTCGAGGCGACCTCGCTCTCCGCTCTCGAGGCGATGGCGTGCGAGCGGCCGGTCGCGGCCTCGAGGGTTGGCGGTCTCCCCGAGATCATCGACGAGACGTGCGGGACGCTCTTTCGGAGCGGCGACCCGGACGACCTCGCGGAGAAGTTGGTCGCGCTTCTTCGCCGCCCCCGCGAGGAGCGGGCCGCGCAGGGAGCGGAGGGGAGGCGGCGCGTCGTCGAGCGCTGGAGCCTGTCGTCGTTCGTCGATCGCCACGAGGCGCTCTACCGGCGTCTTCGGGAGGCGAGGCATGGCGCGTGAAGGGCCGCGGGTTCTCGCGGTGATCGGGACGAGACCCGAGGCGATCAAGATGGCGCCGGTCGTGCTCGAGCTCCGCGCGCGAGCGGAGGGTTCGGTCCGCACGGTTCTCACCGCGCAGCATCGGGAGATGTCGGACGAAGTTCTCGCCCTCTTCGGCATCGAGCCGGACCACGACCTCGATATCATGCGCCCCGGCCAATCGCTCTTCGAGACGAGCGCGCGTCTCCTTCCGGGGCTCGAGTCGGTCTACCGGAAGGAAAGCCCGGACCTCGTTCTCGTGCAGGGAGACACGACCACGACCTTCATCGGCGCGCTGTCGGCCTATTACCTCGGCATCGCGGTCGGCCACGTGGAGGCCGGTCTTCGCACCGACGACAAGAGGAACCCGTTTCCGGAGGAGATCAACCGAAGGCTCACCTCGTCCCTCGCGGACCTCCACTTCGCTCCGACGGAGAGGGCGAGGGGGGCGCTTCTCGCCGAGGGGATCCCGGAACGCCGGATCCGCGTGACGGGAAACACCGTGATCGACGCGCTCTTCCGCATTCTGGAGAAGAAGGGGCCGGAGAGCGAGCGGCTTCCCGAGGGGCCGGATCCGTCGCGGCGATGGATCGTGGTGACGAGCCACCGCCGCGAGAACTGGGGCGCGCCGCTCGAGTCGATCGCTTGGGCGCTTCGCGATCTCGTCGAGCGCTACGACGATGTCGAGGTGATCTATCCCGTGCACCCGAACCCGAACGTGCGGAAGACGACCGACGCGCTCCTCCGGGGACGCGCGCGCATCCACCTTCTCGAACCGCTCGACTATGTCCGGTTCGTGCGTCTCATGAACGCATGCCGCCTTCTCATCACCGATTCGGGCGGCGTGCAGGAGGAGGCGCCCTCGCTCGGCAAGCCGGTTCTCGTGATTCGCGAGAAGACGGAGAGACCTGAGGCGGTCGAGGCGGGGACGGTGCTTCTCGTCGGAACCGATCGCGAGCGGATCGTGAGAGAGGCTTCGCGTCTTCTCGATTCCGACGAGGAGTACGATGCGATGGCGCGCCGGCACAACCCGTACGGCGACGGAAAGGCGTCGGGGAGGATCGCGGACGCGATCGCCCGATGGTGGCGAGATGGAACGGCCTAGCCGGTTCAGCATCCTCCGCGTGCTTCTCTCGTCGGCGCTCGTCGCGGCGATTCTCTTCTTTCTTGCGAGGCTCCTCGCGAGAAGCTGGCGCGAGGCGGGCGTCTATGATTGGAACGTGAACGGTTGGTGGATCGCAGCCTCGTTCGCCGTGCTCGCCCTCTACTTTCCGTTCGTCGCGTGGATCTGGGCGGGGCTCGCGAGGTCCGTGGGTGGGGAGATCTCCTTCCGCGGGGCCTGCCGCGTTTGGTTTCTTTCGCAGATGGGCAAGTACGTTCCCGGAAAGGTCTGGTACGCGATGGGACGGCTCTACCTGAGCCGCGAGTCGGGGCTCGGCATCGTTCCGGCCACGGCGAGCACGCTTCTCGAGATCCTTCTCGTCCTTCTCTCGGCCGGCGCGGTCTTTCTCGTGTCACTTCCCTTGTGGCCGTCCCCCGCGCGAGGCGAGCTTGTGTGGATCCCGATCGCGGTGGTTCTCCTCGCGCTTCTCGTGCACCCAAAGATCTTCGCGCTTCTTCTTGGCCTCGCCGCGCGCGCGCTCCGCCGGGAAGTTCCCCCGGTTCGGCTTACGTGGAGCGGCCTTGCGTGGAACACGGCGCGCTACGCGGGGAGCTGGATCCTCTACGGCGCCGGGATCGACTTCCTTCTCCGCGGCATCCGCATGGATGGCGCTTCGGCGGAGATCGCGCTCGGCGCGCCGGGACGGATTCTCTTCATCGCGGGGTCGGCGGCCGTCGCGTGGTCGCTCGGGTTTCTCAGCCTCTTCGCCCCCGGCGGGCTCGGGGTCCGCGAAGCATCCTTCGCCTATTGTCTCTCGATGCATCTCGCGGCGCCGCTCCCGGTTCTCCTCGCGCTCGTCGCGCGGCTCTGGATCGTCGTGGGGGAAGTCGGGTCGGCCGCGGTCGGATGGCGCCTCGGAGGAGGAGCTCGGTGAAAACGCGCATGAACAAACCCCGGCGCGATGAAACGAAGAAGACCCGGGCGATTCCTCCCGCGGCGCGGCTCGGCGACCCGGGGTGGGACCGCGCGGCGCCCCTCCTCTACGCGATCCTCACCGTCCTCTTCTTCGCCGGCTTTCTTTTCACAAGTAAAATGCTTTTTGGGACGGACACGCTTCCGATGGGATACGCGGCCAGGAAGGTCTACGCCGATCTTCTTCGCTCGACCGGGTCGTTTCCGCTCTGGAATCCGTACATCATGGGCGGGATCCCGATGGTGGACGGGCTCGTCGGGGGGGAGATGTTCTACCCGACGACCCTTCTCCAGTTCATCCTTCCCGTGCACCGGGCGCTCGGCCTGAAGCTCGTGATCCACATCTTCCTTGCGGGGTGGTTCTTCTATCTCTTCGCGCGGGGGCGCGAGGCTTCGCGGGCCGCCGCTCTCGCCGGCGGGGCGTCGTACATGTTCGCCCCGTACCTCATCTCGCTCATCTACGCGGGGCACGACGGAAAGCTCTTCGTCGCCTCGCTTCTCCCCTTCGGCTTCTTCGCCCTCGACCGTCTGATCCGGCGCGCGCGCTTCGAGGACGGTCTTCTCTTCGCTCTCGTCGTGGGCCTCCTCATCCTGACAGCACATCTCCAGCTCGCCTTCTTCGCCTGCGGCGCCTTCGGCTTCCTCTTCATCTGGGAAGGCGTCTCCGCCTGGAAACGGGGGGAGAAGCGCCGGGTCGTTCGCGCGGCTCTCCTCTTCGCGGGAGCGGCGCTTCTCGGCGCGGCTCTCGGCGCCGTCCAAACCTATCCTGCTTACCGCTACACGAGCCGCTTTTCTCCGCGCGCGGGGGGTGTCACCTACGAGTTCGCCACCTCCTGGTCGATTCACTGGGAGGAGGCGGTCTCGCTCGTCGTGCCGGAATTCGGGCACTACCTGGATGACTACTGGGGGAAGAACCCGTTCAAGCTGAACTGCGAATCCCCCGGGTTCGTCGCGATGCTCCTCGTGGCGGCAGGGCTCTTCCTCCTCCGTCGAGACCGCGGTCTTCTCTTCTGGTACATCGTCCTCCTCGCGTCGTTCATCTACGCGCTCGGCGCGGAGACGCCGTTCTTCCGGATCATCTATCATCTCGTGCCGAAGTTCTTCCGCGCGCCGAGCACGATCCTCTTCTTGTTCTCGTTTGCCGCCTCGTGGATCGCCGTTCGGGTGCTCGACGCCTATTGGCAGGGACGCGACCTTCGCAGGATTCGCATCGGGTTCGCGGCGGCCGGGGCGCTTCTCCTTCTTCTCCTTCTCTTCGTTTCATCGGGTGAGGGCTTCTTCCGCGCGTGGTCGTCGGTCTTTCACAAAAACATCTCCGCGGAGAATCTTCGAACGGCCGTGCGCAACATCCCGAACGCGCAAGCGGGCATTCTCGCGAGCCTTCTCATCGGGGGCCTGTTCATCGCGGTCGCGGAGGGGGCGAGGAAGAAGCGCTGGGCTCTCGAATGGACCGCTGCGGCGACGGTTCTCCTCGTTTTCGCCGCGAACGCGCGGACTTCGCGCGATTTCGTCAAGGCGGTCCCGCTCGAGGATTACGTCCGCGAGGACGCGCTCATCCGGCGCATGAAGAGCGATCCGGAGGTTTTCCGGGCGCTTTCCACGATCCCGAACCTCCACGACAACTACTTCTCGATTTTCGGGATCGAAGGAGCGCGAGGGTTCTTCGATAACCGGATCCGGTGGTACGACGAGGTCTCCTCTCCGGAGAACCTCCAGAGTCCGAATGTTCTCAACCTTCTAAACGTGAAGTATATCGTCTCCGGCGCGGGACTCCGGCATCCGTCGTTCGTTCAGGAGACGACCGAGGGAGAGCGCGCCCTCTATCGAAACCTGCAGGTCCTACCGCGCGCGTTCTTGGCCGAGAGCTTCGAGATCGTCGATCGTTCCCGAATGATCGTGCGCATGAAGGATCCGGATTTCGCGCCGCGCAGGACGATCCTTCTCGAGGAGGACCCCGGCTTCGCTCCGGACTCCGGGGAATCGGGGGGAGAGCCGCCGCCGGCCGTCTGGATCGCGTACACCCCCAACCGCCTTCGACTGCGGGTGACGGCGGCGCGGCCGTCGCTCCTCTTCGTTGCGAACCCGTGGCTGCCGTATTGGCGCGCGCGGGTCGACGGAAGCGAGGCCCGGCTCCTCCGCGCGCACTACGCCTTCCAAGCGATCCCCGTTCCGGCGGGGGAGCGCGAGGTGACGCTCGAGTTTCATTCCG of Candidatus Eisenbacteria bacterium contains these proteins:
- the wecB gene encoding UDP-N-acetylglucosamine 2-epimerase (non-hydrolyzing), translating into MAREGPRVLAVIGTRPEAIKMAPVVLELRARAEGSVRTVLTAQHREMSDEVLALFGIEPDHDLDIMRPGQSLFETSARLLPGLESVYRKESPDLVLVQGDTTTTFIGALSAYYLGIAVGHVEAGLRTDDKRNPFPEEINRRLTSSLADLHFAPTERARGALLAEGIPERRIRVTGNTVIDALFRILEKKGPESERLPEGPDPSRRWIVVTSHRRENWGAPLESIAWALRDLVERYDDVEVIYPVHPNPNVRKTTDALLRGRARIHLLEPLDYVRFVRLMNACRLLITDSGGVQEEAPSLGKPVLVIREKTERPEAVEAGTVLLVGTDRERIVREASRLLDSDEEYDAMARRHNPYGDGKASGRIADAIARWWRDGTA
- a CDS encoding glycosyltransferase family 2 protein codes for the protein MDVSVVVPLFNEAASLRELKARISEVLDRHAYSGEILFVDDGSRDGSFGVIEEMAAADERVRALRFRNNFGKAAALSAGFREVRGRIVVTMDADLQDDPAEIPRLLAKIDEGFDVVSGWKKKRRDPWSKTVPSWFFNKVTALVTGIPIHDFNCGLKAYRGEAVREIEVYGELHRYIPALAAWKGFRIGEIEVTHHPRKHGRSKYGPRRFLSGFLDLLTVMLLTKFTPKPLHLFGFVGAALGLVGFLISLYLVTLKLRFGNIQGRVPLLSLGVLLVIMGMQFLSTGLLAEMIASHRASQARDYSVERKIRL
- a CDS encoding flippase-like domain-containing protein, with the protein product MERPSRFSILRVLLSSALVAAILFFLARLLARSWREAGVYDWNVNGWWIAASFAVLALYFPFVAWIWAGLARSVGGEISFRGACRVWFLSQMGKYVPGKVWYAMGRLYLSRESGLGIVPATASTLLEILLVLLSAGAVFLVSLPLWPSPARGELVWIPIAVVLLALLVHPKIFALLLGLAARALRREVPPVRLTWSGLAWNTARYAGSWILYGAGIDFLLRGIRMDGASAEIALGAPGRILFIAGSAAVAWSLGFLSLFAPGGLGVREASFAYCLSMHLAAPLPVLLALVARLWIVVGEVGSAAVGWRLGGGAR
- a CDS encoding glycosyltransferase family 4 protein; protein product: MRIFVQSIYYPPRLGGIENHVFNLCVGLAARGHQVTVAASRTERDAPALERLGNLTVRRTPIPGRHFFGWTANAVLSLPVAIRHGWDAEVLHAHTFQAVLPLLPVRLLRGTPLVVTLHCSHFLRMVKKPIWRAVFRLLFAPADFFLATSVELADAGRRVVPSKPIEEVVNGIDTDLFRPVSPSVPRREGRAVLVATRRFVPKNGVRYLIDALPAILEKIPCDLYLAGIGPEQRDLEERTARHGIRECVHFLGGVANRDLPPLLSSADAVVVPSLVEATSLSALEAMACERPVAASRVGGLPEIIDETCGTLFRSGDPDDLAEKLVALLRRPREERAAQGAEGRRRVVERWSLSSFVDRHEALYRRLREARHGA
- a CDS encoding glycosyltransferase family 39 protein; protein product: MTRRKPPRKEAGSVRLLRGARVLRWLPVGAAILFLGGSLARFDPKLSMNGDDAEFLILGRAIAEGKGMTNINEAEPTPHTKYPFLFPALLALLHRAAPDSILLPKIVGILLGCASASFFAMLLLRVATPGVAAAGSLLYATNPFLLDFGQLILSETPFLFLALLALLLFLRWEERGGRLFPVGAAAAAIAAYFTRSAGVALLGAVFLALLLGRRPRAAVVFALIAVAAAVPWSVRNQRVGGSAYMNQFLVKNPYDPDAGKLDFGTFVSARLAGNLETYGTYEIGRGIAAGAYAGGKARESAAGRAIALAASLAALAGLAARIRKAAGILEGYTVLYLGVCLLWPEVWGSIRFLLPVLPLLLFYALFAGARVLAAAPAAARPAAFLGVVLLLGSNVYANAKERGASAYPPAWRNYHGAALWARENTPEESVFVCRKPGLFYVWSGRRAAAYLWSEDRRAVFEKMLADRADYVVVAPLSGTTPRYLIPAIEEHRGRFEVVFHLSEPDTYVLRLLPENAP